The Fragaria vesca subsp. vesca linkage group LG2, FraVesHawaii_1.0, whole genome shotgun sequence genome includes a window with the following:
- the LOC101308345 gene encoding uncharacterized protein LOC101308345 has protein sequence MACRRLRLAAWSLDPERKSSGGLRTKQAGRGSCRGS, from the coding sequence ATGGCTTGCCGGAGACTAAGATTGGCGGCGTGGAGCTTGGATCCGGAGAGGAAGAGCAGCGGCGGACTGAGGACGAAGCAGGCTGGGAGAGGATCGTGCCGTGGAAGTTAG
- the LOC101297325 gene encoding transcription factor LHW-like, whose protein sequence is MGVLLKEALKRLCTANHWAYAVFWKIGCQNSNLLIWEESHCEPSLSSRRTHIDGTESGESPFGEWEGCWASSDMCSSSHGIQPEEFVSALLNKMLMNKPFTIMGEGIVGRAAFTGNHQWILSSNYSKYAHPPEVVNEMHHQFSAGMQTVAVIPVLPHGVVQLGSSLTIMENIGFINDVRSLIRQLGCVPGALLSENYETKNSIGKAGVPYNIGTLTTGHPGGHATSSTHMSNSYTHQNHSSQAPRLVGQPSHSLFEEILNIYQAPVSTFQTPNLAQNLPKIPDDLQQTLNKPKFPLGCQLRDGVGVAEVISSNSDAWLNHLAPNSRCGLKYPCGSVQSAASQGSLELMEHQILSAGSMRPNFNSKITASNGFKPRTNGTLTIDQRNSLITTPLLGGSQTHGGSSTHSRPTLVTSSHSEPHGPADMNLSGTYHSGVNFRKTHSFQIDGVSLSSLADQSASQDIHPKGSDQRQFSTEVKLTQSDLPPVEQMIENKLFQALDIPLTHPCEHMPLSDHISQSIHDDFDNKSCTRGSANATNDDVCTQISSGDDLFDVLGVDFKNKLLNNNWTSLLADEPGSNKRDLAENTVVFTHVKDLVSDYYSVSERISNSSNFSVADADHLLDAVVSKGHSTIKQSSDDNVSCKTTLTKISTSSVPRGSPTHGQVSVSNHVLGETSDLPNDLGKAGLVEISSFLSGSCRADAGNCSQTTSVYGSQVSSWVEQGHNSKHESSVSTAYSKKPDLLGKSNRKRLKPGENPRPRPKDRQMIQDRVKELREIVPNGAKCSIDALLERTIKHMLFLQSVTKHADKLKQTGKGKIIGKEAGLHLKENFDGRATWAFDVGSQSMVCPIIVEDLDAPRQMLVEMLCEEQGFFLEIADLIRGLGLTILKGMMETRNDKIWARFAVEANRDVTRMEIFMSLVHLLEQTVKGTVPPVNAIKSNSMVHHSFAQTTPIPATGRRSGFQ, encoded by the exons ATGGGCGTTTTGCTCAAAGAAGCGCTTAAGAGGCTGTGCACTGCCAATCACTGGGCTTATGCCGTCTTCTGGAAGATCGGCTGCCAAAACTCCAA TTTATTAATTTGGGAAGAATCTCATTGTGAACCATCACTATCTTCTCGACGTACACACATTGATGGAACTGAAAGTGGTGAATCACCATTTGGAGAGTGGGAAGGATGCTGGGCTTCCTCTGATATGTGTTCCTCTTCTCATGGCATTCAACCAGAGGAATTTGTCTCTGCACTTCTTAACAAAATGTTGATGAATAAACCCTTTACTATAATGGGCGAAGG AATAGTTGGACGAGCTGCATTTACTGGAAATCATCAATGGATTCTTTCAAGCAATTACTCTAAATATGCCCATCCACCAGAG GTAGTAAATGAGATGCACCACCAGTTTTCAGCTGGAATGCAG ACAGTTGCAGTTATTCCTGTTCTCCCTCACGGTGTTGTTCAGCTTGGTTCTAGTTTGACT ATTATGGAGAATATAGGATTCATTAATGACGTCAGGAGTTTGATCCGGCAACTTGGATGTGTTCCTGGTGCTCTTTTATCTGAAAACTATGAGACAAAAAATTCAATTGGTAAAGCTGGGGTACCCTATAATATCGGAACGCTGACAACCGGCCATCCAGGTGGACATGCAACAAGTTCTACTCACATGTCTAATAGCTACACTCATCAAAACCACTCATCTCAGGCTCCCAGGCTTGTTGGTCAACCTTCTCATTCCCTTTTTGAAGAAATTCTGAATATTTATCAAGCTCCCGTTTCAACATTTCAAACTCCTAACCTTGCCCAAAATCTGCCTAAAATTCCTGATGACCTTCAACAAACATTGAATAAACCAAAGTTTCCTCTTGGATGCCAACTAAGGGATGGAGTTGGGGTAGCTGAAGTGATCAGCTCTAATTCTGATGCATGGTTGAACCACCTTGCTCCTAATTCAAGGTGTGGACTCAAATACCCATGTGGTTCTGTTCAATCAGCTGCAAGTCAGGGAAGCTTAGAGTTGATGGAACATCAGATCTTGTCTGCTGGTAGCATGAGGCCTAATTTTAATAGCAAAATTACTGCATCAAATGGTTTCAAGCCTAGAACAAATGGAACTCTAACCATTGATCAGAGAAACAGTTTGATAACCACTCCGTTGCTCGGAGGAAGTCAAACACATGGTGGATCAAGTACCCATTCGAGGCCTACTTTAGTTACAAGCTCTCATTCAGAGCCACATGGGCCAGCTGACATGAATCTCTCTGGAACATATCATTCTGGGGTTAATTTTCGAAAGACTCATTCATTCCAAATAGACGGGGTTTCTTTATCTAGTTTGGCAGATCAGTCAGCTTCTCAGGACATACATCCAAAAGGCTCTGACCAGAGACAGTTTTCCACGGAAGTGAAGCTTACTCAGAGTGATTTGCCTCCAGTGGAGCAAATGATAGAAAATAAATTGTTTCAAGCCCTTGACATCCCATTGACTCATCCATGTGAACATATGCCTTTAAGTGATCACATATCTCAGAGTATTCATGATGACTTTGATAATAAAAGTTGCACACGGGGATCTGCAAATGCTACAAATGATGATGTGTGTACTCAAATTTCATCAGGGGATGACTTATTTGATGTTTTGGGTGTGGATTTCAAAAATAAGTTGCTTAATAACAACTGGACTAGTTTGCTGGCTGATGAACCAGGTTCTAACAAAAGAGATCTTGCTGAGAATACTGTGGTGTTTACACACGTGAAGGATTTGGTTTCGGATTATTATTCCGTAAGTGAAAGGATATCAAACAGTAGTAACTTCTCTGTGGCAGATGCTGACCATCTTTTAGATGCTGTGGTCTCGAAGGGTCACTCTACTATCAAGCAGAGCTCTGATGATAATGTGTCTTGTAAAACAACATTGACAAAAATCAGTACCTCTTCCGTACCTAGGGGTTCTCCCACTCATGGACAGGTTAGTGTGTCTAATCATGTGCTTGGGGAGACATCAGACCTTCCTAATGATCTTGGAAAAGCAGGCTTGGTAGAAATTAGTTCTTTCCTATCTGGGAGTTGCCGCGCTGATGCAGGAAACTGTTCCCAGACTACCTCCGTGTATGGATCTCAAGTTAGTTCTTGGGTTGAACAGGGCCATAATTCAAAGCATGAGAGTAGTGTTTCAACTGCATATTCTAAGAAGCCTGATCTATTGGGGAAATCAAATCGCAAAAGGCTGAAACCTGGTGAGAATCCTAGACCAAGACCAAAAGATCGCCAGATGATCCAAGATCGTGTGAAAGAGTTACGAGAAATTGTGCCAAATGGAGCAAAA TGTAGCATAGATGCACTGCTTGAACGGACCATTAAGCATATGCTTTTCTTGCAAAGTGTCACCAAGCATGCTGATAAGCTAAAACAAACAGGAAAAGGCAAG ATTATTGGCAAAGAAGCTGGACTGCATCTTAAAGAAAACTTTGATGGAAGGGCAACATGGGCTTTTGATGTTGGGTCACAATCTATGGTCTGCCCTATCATAGTTGAGGATCTGGATGCACCTCGCCAGATGCTAGTGGAG ATGCTTTGTGAAGAACAGGGTTTCTTTTTAGAAATTGCTGATTTGATTAGAGGTTTGGGTTTGACCATCTTGAAGGGGATGATGGAAACTCGGAATGATAAGATATGGGCACGCTTTGCTGTAGAG GCAAATAGGGACGTTACAAGGATGGAGATATTTATGTCACTGGTTCACCTTTTGGAACAAACTGTAAAAGGCACCGTGCCACCAGTCAATGCCATCAAGAGCAACAGTATGGTCCACCATTCTTTTGCCCAAACAACCCCAATACCTGCAACTGGTAGGCGTAGTGGTTTTCAATGA